The DNA region TCTGGAAAGGCGGGTAGGGGTTCATCATGAATAATTGCAGTAGTAGGGTTTTTACAGGCAGCATCACGATAATTTGTATACAAATTAAGTGGTTGGTACTCTAACAGTTGGTTCAATTTACAGCATCCTTTCAAACTACATAAATATTTTTATCGCTTGTGTAATAACGAACAAGGACAGTATACCATGAAAAATAAATAACCTGAATAAATAAGAAAAAAACAAAAAGACACTGATTTAACGTATATTAATAGTGAAAGCTAAAAGAGGAAATAGCTTGAGGAAAAAACAGTCAAAAGTTATGAAGGATACTTGATTTGATTGGATTTTAGGTGTATAATAAAATATTGTGAGTAGTCTATTTTTTTAGATCGCTCTCCTTGCTCTTAGCAAACTAAGAGCCTTGAAGTCCATAGGGAGGTGAAAATCAATGAGTCAAGCTACGAATTATGAAATTATGTACATCATTCGTCCGAACATTGATGAAGAAGCAAAAACTGCTTTAGTAGAACGTTTCGACACAATCTTAAAAGATAACGGAGCAGAAGTTATCGAATCAAAAGATTGGGAAAAACGCCGCTTAGCATATGAAATGAACGGATTCCGTGAAGGCATCTATCATATCGTTAAAGTATCTTCTCCATCAACTGCAGGAGCAATCAATGAATTTGATCGTCTTGCTAAAATCAATGACGATATTATCCGTCATATGATTATCAAGGAAGAAGCATAATAAGAATGTTTCACGTGAAACATTCATTTGACGAAAGGAGATGTTTAAATGATTAACAACGTTGTATTAGTTGGAAGACTAACAAAAGATCCAGATTTACGATATACTTCTAGTGGTTCAGCTGTTGCGACATTTACTTTAGCAGTAAATCGTA from Enterococcus sp. 9D6_DIV0238 includes:
- the rpsF gene encoding 30S ribosomal protein S6, encoding MSQATNYEIMYIIRPNIDEEAKTALVERFDTILKDNGAEVIESKDWEKRRLAYEMNGFREGIYHIVKVSSPSTAGAINEFDRLAKINDDIIRHMIIKEEA